A single Micromonospora sp. CCTCC AA 2012012 DNA region contains:
- a CDS encoding ferric iron reductase — translation MPRRDVAAPLAPVTATLRVMFGTDDLPGLAPGLLVATEEPHWSPATRLIDGTLLPRFLRAATLRWGGTPHACAALAWKSYSYWAALPVVLGWASARRVPLLDPADVLVHFEDHRPLLTLGLRRSTTVAVLPTDPLALTGAPEIRVVADEDALLAALRGSLLDAHLAPLISAIQAEVRIGTRTLLGSVASGVAHGILRAADALPGSSTRSISTLLDALDLADLVELVPGPAGEPTVQRRTCCLAFTLPRPKICQGCCVRPS, via the coding sequence ATGCCGAGGCGGGACGTCGCCGCGCCGCTCGCCCCGGTGACCGCCACCCTGCGTGTCATGTTCGGCACCGACGACCTGCCCGGGCTCGCCCCCGGGCTGCTGGTCGCCACCGAGGAGCCGCACTGGAGCCCGGCGACCCGGCTGATCGACGGCACCCTCCTGCCCCGCTTCCTGCGCGCCGCGACGCTCCGCTGGGGCGGTACGCCGCACGCCTGCGCCGCGCTGGCCTGGAAGTCGTACAGCTACTGGGCGGCCCTGCCGGTGGTGCTCGGCTGGGCCTCGGCCCGGCGGGTGCCGCTGCTCGACCCGGCGGACGTGCTGGTCCACTTCGAGGACCACCGGCCGCTGCTCACCCTCGGCCTGCGCCGCTCGACGACGGTCGCGGTGCTGCCGACCGACCCGCTGGCGCTGACCGGCGCCCCGGAGATCCGGGTCGTCGCCGACGAGGACGCGCTCCTGGCGGCGCTGCGCGGCTCCCTGCTCGACGCCCACCTCGCCCCGCTGATCTCGGCGATCCAGGCCGAGGTCCGGATCGGCACCCGCACCCTGCTCGGCTCGGTCGCCTCGGGGGTCGCGCACGGCATCCTGCGGGCCGCCGACGCGCTGCCCGGCTCGTCGACCCGGAGCATCTCCACCCTCCTCGACGCCCTCGACCTGGCCGACCTGGTGGAGCTGGTGCCCGGCCCGGCCGGCGAGCCGACCGTGCAGCGCCGCACCTGCTGCCTCGCCTTCACCCTGCCCCGGCCGAAGATCTGCCAGGGCTGCTGCGTCCGCCCCTCCTGA
- a CDS encoding transketolase family protein: protein MRETFIDTMTGLLAEDPRTAVVLADISAAAFAPAARRHPDRVLNVGIREQLMVGVAGGLALTGLRPVVHSYAPFLVERAYEQIKLDLDHQGVGAVLVGIGGSYDRAAAGRTHLGPADVALLDTLAGWTVHVPGHRDEVPRLLRDAVASDGSAYLRLSTLTNDRAHPGDGSLRVVRDAGPDAPLLVAVGPMLDASLAAVDGRPVTVAYTHRPRPFDTAGLRGLAGGEVILVEPYLAGTSARVVAEALADRPHRLLTLGVGRTELRRYGSPDDHARWHGLDPAGIRRSVDAFLARVPAPA from the coding sequence ATGCGGGAGACCTTCATCGACACCATGACCGGGCTGCTGGCCGAGGATCCGCGTACGGCGGTGGTGCTGGCGGACATCTCCGCCGCCGCGTTCGCCCCGGCGGCGCGACGCCACCCCGACCGGGTGCTCAACGTGGGGATCCGGGAGCAGTTGATGGTGGGCGTGGCCGGGGGCCTCGCGCTGACCGGGCTGCGGCCGGTGGTGCACAGCTACGCCCCGTTCCTGGTCGAGCGGGCGTACGAGCAGATCAAGCTGGACCTCGACCATCAGGGTGTCGGCGCGGTGCTGGTCGGCATCGGCGGCTCGTACGACCGGGCGGCGGCGGGGCGTACCCACCTGGGTCCGGCGGACGTGGCGCTGCTCGACACCCTCGCCGGCTGGACGGTCCACGTACCCGGGCACCGGGACGAGGTGCCCCGACTGCTGCGGGACGCGGTGGCCTCGGACGGGTCGGCCTATCTGCGGCTGTCGACGCTGACCAACGACCGGGCGCACCCGGGCGACGGGAGCCTGCGGGTGGTCCGGGACGCCGGTCCGGACGCGCCGCTCCTGGTGGCGGTCGGCCCGATGCTCGACGCGTCGCTCGCGGCGGTCGACGGGCGGCCGGTGACCGTGGCGTACACCCATCGGCCGCGCCCGTTCGACACGGCCGGACTGCGGGGGCTGGCCGGTGGCGAGGTGATCCTGGTCGAGCCCTACCTGGCGGGAACCTCGGCGCGGGTGGTGGCCGAGGCGTTGGCGGACCGGCCGCACCGGCTGCTCACCCTCGGCGTGGGCCGGACGGAGCTGCGCCGGTACGGCTCGCCCGACGACCACGCCCGCTGGCACGGCCTGGACCCGGCCGGCATCCGCCGCAGCGTGGACGCCTTCCTCG
- a CDS encoding AAA family ATPase: protein MWETPSVVLITGIMAAGKSTVAELLARRLTRSVHLRGDLFRRMVVNGRAELTAQPSEEAWRQLRLRYDLAAQAADGYAAAGFTVVLQDVVLGAELPAMIARIRHRPLAVVVLAPRAEVVAARERDRPKRGYGDWPVADLDAGFRADTPRLGLWLDTSAQTPAETVTEILARAWTDGRIG from the coding sequence GTGTGGGAGACCCCGTCGGTGGTCCTGATCACCGGAATCATGGCCGCCGGCAAGTCCACAGTGGCCGAGCTGCTGGCCCGACGGCTGACCCGCTCCGTGCACCTGCGGGGTGACCTGTTCCGCCGGATGGTGGTGAACGGCCGGGCGGAGCTGACCGCGCAGCCGTCCGAGGAGGCGTGGCGGCAACTGCGCCTCCGTTACGACCTCGCCGCGCAGGCCGCCGACGGGTACGCGGCGGCCGGCTTCACCGTCGTACTCCAGGATGTGGTGCTCGGGGCGGAGCTGCCGGCAATGATCGCGCGGATCCGGCACCGGCCGCTGGCGGTGGTGGTGCTCGCGCCGCGCGCGGAGGTGGTCGCGGCCCGCGAGCGGGACCGACCCAAGCGGGGGTACGGCGACTGGCCGGTCGCCGACCTGGACGCCGGGTTCCGGGCCGACACTCCCCGGCTCGGGCTCTGGCTGGACACCTCGGCGCAGACCCCGGCGGAGACGGTGACGGAGATCCTGGCCCGGGCGTGGACGGACGGCCGGATCGGGTAA
- a CDS encoding globin domain-containing protein encodes MENFARLLKESWTLVEEDRERLSGHFYARLFLLDPELRKLFPVTMTGQGDRILEAIVTATQTIGDPESFDEYLRALGRDHRKYHVDAAHYETMGVALLDALRSTAGDGWNLEYDQAWRDAYAGICEKMLAGAAADENPPFWHAEVLTHERHGPDTAVLTVRALQAPLAWKAGQYVSIEAPRHLPRVWRTYSVANAPNDDNVLEFHIRTPAGAGWLSGALVRRTKPGDLLRLAAPMGSMTLDRSSTRDILCVAGGVGLAPIKALVEELTGFNRTRWVHVFYGARRREELYGLAGLEELVSAHPWLSVTPACSEDPEFDGELGDISDVVSRYGPWTTHDCYVSGSARMVRSTLRVLAEDDVAPDTIRYDTFGNL; translated from the coding sequence GTGGAGAACTTCGCGCGGCTGTTGAAGGAGAGCTGGACCCTCGTCGAGGAGGACCGGGAGCGGCTGAGCGGTCACTTCTACGCCCGGCTGTTCCTGCTCGACCCGGAGCTGCGCAAGCTCTTCCCGGTGACGATGACCGGGCAGGGCGACCGGATCCTGGAGGCGATCGTCACCGCGACCCAGACCATCGGCGACCCGGAGAGCTTCGACGAATACCTCCGCGCGCTGGGCCGGGACCACCGCAAGTACCACGTCGACGCGGCGCACTACGAGACGATGGGCGTCGCGCTGCTGGACGCGCTGCGCAGCACCGCCGGCGACGGCTGGAACCTGGAGTACGACCAGGCCTGGCGGGACGCGTACGCGGGGATCTGCGAGAAGATGCTGGCCGGGGCGGCGGCGGACGAGAACCCGCCGTTCTGGCACGCGGAGGTGCTGACCCACGAGCGGCACGGCCCGGACACCGCCGTGTTGACCGTCCGCGCGTTGCAGGCGCCGCTGGCCTGGAAGGCCGGCCAGTACGTCAGCATCGAGGCGCCCCGGCACCTGCCCCGGGTGTGGCGGACGTACTCGGTGGCGAACGCGCCGAACGACGACAACGTGCTGGAGTTCCACATCCGTACGCCGGCCGGCGCCGGCTGGCTCTCCGGCGCGCTGGTCCGTCGGACGAAGCCGGGTGACCTGCTGCGGCTGGCGGCGCCGATGGGCTCGATGACGCTGGACCGGTCCTCGACGCGGGACATCCTCTGCGTGGCCGGCGGGGTCGGGCTCGCCCCGATCAAGGCGCTGGTCGAGGAGCTGACCGGCTTCAACCGGACCCGCTGGGTGCACGTCTTCTACGGTGCCCGCCGGCGCGAGGAGCTGTACGGCCTGGCCGGCCTGGAGGAGCTGGTGTCGGCGCATCCGTGGCTGTCGGTGACCCCGGCGTGCAGCGAGGACCCGGAGTTCGACGGCGAGCTGGGCGACATCTCCGACGTGGTGAGCCGCTACGGGCCGTGGACCACGCACGACTGTTACGTCTCCGGCTCGGCGCGGATGGTCCGGTCGACCCTGCGCGTCCTGGCCGAGGACGACGTCGCGCCGGACACCATCCGGTACGACACCTTCGGCAACCTGTAG
- a CDS encoding peptide deformylase, with protein sequence MTTSPIERAADSFAAELARQRTGRGLSKKQLATLMGFDPSYVSHVEGRRHRPTEDFARRAEAVLEASGAIWQRFREYDDLRHARTGGGQRELPVPGQWLPPGTGLVVERELATLTHTDDGYRCVIRRELYNAGTEPVSRYLVRVAVDRYPNDPGRSNRHHREHPLTFAELHLRAYRDDGGQREPMHWRAKHDRDAFKEIWLLFENGEGRFPLYPGDRVTIEYAYQVGQEKWGPWFQRAVRLPTRHLAVRLDLPAGLDPQVWGVETSLSAEEGPLRTQIQRHDRGDRAVFDWSTDEPPLNARYRLQWRFRSQPPDLEPDASTGAARVRASDRMRDIGIVQRGDDLLRQHARQFDLPREERTARSVVDRLAAMLDRLDELHPFSKGVGIAAPQLGIGWAAAVIRPADRAAEPVVLLNPRVVDTAHDADEQYEGCLSFFDHRGLVPRPLRIDVEHAQWDGSRIITSFEYAMARLVAHEIDHLEGRLYVDRMAPGVPLVPVEEYRETGNPWRY encoded by the coding sequence ATGACGACCTCACCCATCGAGCGGGCCGCCGACTCGTTCGCGGCCGAACTCGCCCGCCAGCGCACCGGCCGGGGGCTGTCCAAGAAACAGCTCGCCACCCTGATGGGCTTCGACCCGTCGTACGTCAGCCACGTCGAAGGCCGCCGACACCGACCCACCGAGGACTTCGCCCGTCGCGCCGAGGCCGTCCTGGAGGCCAGCGGCGCGATCTGGCAGCGCTTCCGGGAGTACGACGACCTGCGGCACGCCCGCACCGGCGGCGGCCAACGGGAACTGCCCGTGCCCGGCCAGTGGCTGCCCCCCGGCACCGGCCTGGTGGTCGAGCGGGAACTGGCCACCCTCACCCACACCGACGACGGCTACCGCTGCGTCATCCGCCGCGAGCTCTACAACGCCGGCACCGAGCCGGTGAGCCGCTACCTCGTCCGGGTCGCCGTCGACCGCTACCCCAACGACCCGGGCCGCTCCAACCGGCACCACCGGGAACACCCGCTCACCTTCGCCGAGCTGCACCTGCGGGCGTACCGGGACGACGGCGGGCAGCGGGAGCCGATGCACTGGCGGGCCAAGCACGACCGGGACGCCTTCAAGGAGATCTGGCTGCTCTTCGAGAACGGCGAGGGCCGCTTCCCGCTCTACCCCGGCGACCGGGTCACCATCGAGTACGCGTACCAGGTCGGTCAGGAGAAGTGGGGGCCCTGGTTCCAGCGGGCGGTCCGCCTGCCCACCCGGCACCTCGCCGTCCGGCTGGACCTCCCCGCCGGGCTGGACCCACAGGTCTGGGGGGTGGAGACCTCGCTCTCCGCCGAGGAGGGGCCGCTGCGTACCCAGATCCAGCGGCACGACCGGGGCGACCGGGCGGTCTTCGACTGGTCCACCGACGAACCACCGCTGAACGCCCGCTACCGACTCCAGTGGCGGTTCCGCAGCCAGCCGCCCGACCTGGAGCCGGACGCGTCGACGGGGGCCGCCCGGGTCCGGGCCAGCGACCGGATGCGCGACATCGGCATCGTCCAGCGCGGCGACGACCTGCTGCGGCAGCACGCCCGCCAGTTCGACCTGCCCCGGGAGGAACGGACCGCCCGGTCCGTGGTCGACCGGCTCGCCGCGATGCTCGACCGCCTCGACGAACTGCACCCGTTCAGCAAGGGCGTCGGCATCGCCGCACCCCAGCTCGGCATCGGCTGGGCCGCCGCCGTGATCCGCCCCGCCGACCGGGCCGCCGAGCCCGTCGTGCTGCTCAACCCCAGGGTGGTGGACACCGCCCACGACGCCGACGAGCAGTACGAGGGCTGCCTCTCCTTCTTCGACCACCGCGGTCTGGTGCCCCGCCCGCTGCGGATCGACGTCGAGCACGCCCAGTGGGACGGCAGCCGGATCATCACGTCCTTCGAGTACGCGATGGCGCGGCTGGTCGCGCACGAGATCGACCACCTGGAGGGGCGACTCTACGTCGACCGGATGGCCCCCGGCGTGCCGCTGGTGCCCGTCGAGGAATACCGCGAGACCGGCAACCCCTGGCGCTACTGA
- the soxR gene encoding redox-sensitive transcriptional activator SoxR → MHESLLTIGQLAARSGVAPSALRYYERLGLIRADRTGGNQRRYARSELRRVAFIRISQQVGVSLDEIRAALDSLPASRTPTAADWAELSTAWRDRLEEKIRLLGKLRDDLEGCIGCGCLSLQRCALYNPEDSLAAEGPGARLVLPHAGADPAPV, encoded by the coding sequence ATGCACGAATCCCTGCTGACCATCGGTCAGCTCGCCGCCCGCAGCGGGGTGGCCCCCTCGGCGCTGCGCTACTACGAGCGGCTCGGCCTGATCCGGGCCGACCGCACCGGCGGCAACCAGCGCCGGTACGCCCGCTCCGAACTGCGCCGGGTGGCGTTCATCCGGATCTCCCAGCAGGTCGGCGTCTCGCTGGACGAGATCCGGGCCGCGCTGGACTCGCTGCCCGCCTCGCGTACGCCGACCGCCGCCGACTGGGCGGAACTCTCCACCGCCTGGCGGGACCGGCTGGAGGAGAAGATCCGGCTGCTCGGGAAGCTCCGCGACGACCTGGAGGGCTGCATCGGCTGCGGCTGCCTGTCGTTGCAGCGCTGCGCGCTCTACAACCCGGAGGACTCGCTGGCCGCCGAGGGCCCCGGCGCGCGGCTCGTGCTGCCGCACGCCGGAGCGGACCCGGCACCCGTCTGA
- a CDS encoding DUF6036 family nucleotidyltransferase, giving the protein MRREQLEHVLRSACQIAGDPDVLVIGSQSVLGAIPENRLPLEATASMEVDVAFFNDPEDRKADQVDGAIGEFSPFHEMNGYYAQGVSVSTAVLPDGWRTRLILVESESTQPGRGYTLEPHDCVVSKLVAGREKDHAFADALLRARLIDPAVVAERIEMVDVHPLVRKRLNDWIARYLPAT; this is encoded by the coding sequence GTGAGGCGGGAACAACTCGAGCATGTCCTGAGGTCCGCGTGTCAGATCGCCGGGGACCCCGACGTCCTCGTCATCGGCAGTCAGTCGGTGCTGGGCGCGATACCGGAGAACCGACTTCCGCTCGAAGCCACCGCCTCCATGGAGGTCGACGTGGCGTTCTTCAATGACCCGGAGGATCGGAAGGCCGATCAGGTCGACGGAGCCATCGGCGAGTTCTCGCCGTTCCACGAGATGAACGGCTACTACGCCCAAGGTGTGAGCGTGTCGACTGCGGTGCTGCCCGACGGATGGCGGACGCGCTTGATTCTGGTGGAGTCCGAGAGCACCCAGCCGGGGCGCGGCTACACCCTGGAACCGCACGACTGCGTGGTCTCCAAGCTGGTTGCCGGCCGGGAGAAGGACCACGCCTTCGCCGATGCTCTGCTGCGGGCCCGGCTCATCGACCCGGCAGTGGTCGCCGAGCGGATCGAGATGGTCGACGTCCATCCTCTGGTGCGGAAGCGGCTCAACGACTGGATCGCCAGGTACCTCCCCGCCACGTGA
- a CDS encoding transketolase, which yields MTTTTATDLGPLLERVRAGREFNPNVYSTLDVLQVLYDRVLRITPATVDDPDRDRFLLSKGHAVAGYYALLAAKGFVPVDWLDDQGGPDSRLGDHPDRLLVPGVEISSGSLGHGLGLGVGTALGLRAQGRLDPRVYVLLGDAELDEGSNHEAIAYAGATGLANLTAIVLDNRSASHGWPGGAASRFAVNGWTTATVDGRDHAALYAALTGHDNHRPHVVVAVVRDGE from the coding sequence ATGACCACGACCACCGCCACCGACCTCGGGCCGCTGCTGGAGCGGGTACGCGCCGGCCGCGAGTTCAACCCCAACGTCTACTCGACCCTCGACGTGCTCCAGGTCCTCTACGACCGGGTGCTCCGGATCACCCCCGCCACCGTCGACGACCCGGACCGGGACCGCTTCCTGCTCTCCAAGGGGCACGCCGTGGCCGGCTACTACGCGCTGCTCGCCGCGAAAGGCTTCGTCCCCGTCGACTGGCTCGACGACCAGGGCGGCCCCGACAGCCGGCTCGGCGACCACCCGGACCGGCTGCTGGTGCCCGGCGTGGAGATCAGCTCCGGCTCACTCGGCCACGGCCTCGGCCTCGGCGTGGGCACCGCGCTCGGCCTGCGCGCCCAGGGCCGGCTCGACCCCCGGGTGTACGTCCTGCTCGGCGACGCCGAACTGGACGAGGGCAGCAACCACGAGGCGATCGCGTACGCGGGGGCGACCGGGCTGGCGAACCTGACCGCGATCGTGCTGGACAACCGCTCGGCGAGCCACGGGTGGCCGGGCGGGGCGGCCAGCCGGTTCGCCGTCAACGGCTGGACCACCGCCACCGTCGACGGGCGGGACCACGCCGCCCTGTACGCCGCCCTCACCGGGCACGACAACCACCGGCCGCACGTCGTCGTCGCGGTCGTCAGGGACGGGGAGTGA
- a CDS encoding helix-turn-helix domain-containing protein codes for MTGLLLDEVYPPTGIASVVFLAFVAHAPIMETGGELLTTGQAAKLLGSSRQQVVNLCERGDLPFVKVGKHRRIERSQVEALIHPGPGLTRDQVKSLWLHQAVAGRLVTDPDEVLGKARENLDRLLRQHADTMAGVWLKRWQDKIDEGVNSVLRALTSDDPESVELRQNSPFAGVLSQPQRTKILESFTRSGWNRAA; via the coding sequence ATGACCGGCCTGCTGCTCGACGAGGTGTACCCGCCGACGGGGATAGCATCAGTTGTGTTTTTAGCGTTTGTGGCGCATGCTCCGATCATGGAGACGGGTGGAGAACTCCTCACCACGGGGCAGGCCGCCAAGCTGCTGGGGTCGTCGCGTCAGCAGGTGGTCAACTTGTGCGAACGCGGCGACCTGCCGTTCGTGAAGGTGGGCAAGCACCGGAGAATCGAGCGGAGCCAGGTCGAGGCGCTGATTCACCCCGGGCCCGGTCTGACCCGTGACCAAGTGAAGTCGCTGTGGCTGCACCAGGCGGTGGCGGGCCGTCTGGTCACCGACCCCGACGAGGTGTTGGGCAAGGCCAGGGAGAATCTCGACCGGCTTCTCCGGCAGCATGCGGACACCATGGCCGGGGTCTGGCTGAAGCGCTGGCAGGACAAGATCGATGAGGGGGTCAACAGCGTCCTCAGGGCGCTGACGTCGGACGACCCGGAATCTGTCGAACTACGGCAGAACTCGCCCTTCGCGGGGGTGCTGTCACAGCCCCAGCGTACGAAGATTCTTGAGTCCTTCACCCGTAGTGGCTGGAACCGAGCGGCGTGA
- a CDS encoding NAD(P)H-quinone oxidoreductase codes for MRAITIPEPGGPEALVWAEVPDPEPGPGEVVVQVRASAVNRADLLQRQGHYPPPPGAPAYPGLECSGVVAALGPDVTGWEVGQEVCALLAGGGYAERVAVPAGQLLPVPAGVDLVDAAALPEVACTVWSNVVALARLAEGETLLVHGGGSGIGTFAVQLGVALGATVVVTARSAKHERLRELGAAHTIDYREQDFVEEVRKVTDGRGADVILDIMGGAYLPRNVAALATGGRLVVIGMQGGRKGELDLGMLLAKRASVAATALRSRPLAEKAEIVRGVREQVWPLVASGRVRPIVDRRVPIADAAQAHRLVESSDHLGKVLLVV; via the coding sequence ATGCGCGCGATCACGATTCCGGAACCCGGTGGACCCGAGGCACTCGTCTGGGCGGAGGTGCCCGATCCGGAGCCCGGCCCGGGTGAGGTGGTGGTGCAGGTGCGGGCCAGCGCGGTGAACCGCGCGGATCTGCTCCAGCGGCAGGGGCACTATCCGCCGCCGCCGGGCGCGCCCGCGTACCCCGGGTTGGAGTGCTCGGGGGTGGTCGCCGCGCTCGGGCCGGACGTGACCGGCTGGGAGGTCGGCCAGGAGGTCTGCGCCCTGCTGGCCGGCGGCGGGTACGCCGAGCGGGTGGCCGTGCCGGCCGGGCAGCTGCTGCCGGTGCCGGCGGGCGTCGACCTGGTCGACGCCGCGGCGCTGCCCGAGGTGGCCTGCACGGTCTGGTCGAACGTGGTGGCGCTGGCCCGGCTCGCCGAGGGGGAGACCCTGCTGGTGCACGGCGGCGGCAGCGGCATCGGCACCTTCGCGGTGCAGCTCGGGGTGGCGCTCGGCGCGACGGTGGTGGTGACCGCCCGGTCGGCGAAGCACGAGCGGCTGCGGGAGCTGGGCGCCGCGCACACGATCGACTACCGGGAGCAGGACTTCGTCGAGGAGGTCCGCAAGGTCACCGACGGTCGGGGCGCGGACGTGATCCTGGACATCATGGGCGGGGCCTACCTGCCCCGGAACGTGGCGGCGCTGGCCACCGGCGGCCGGCTGGTGGTGATCGGCATGCAGGGCGGGCGCAAGGGCGAGCTGGACCTGGGGATGCTGCTGGCGAAGCGGGCCTCGGTGGCGGCGACCGCGCTGCGGTCCCGGCCGCTCGCCGAGAAGGCGGAGATCGTCCGGGGGGTCCGCGAGCAGGTGTGGCCGCTGGTCGCCTCGGGCCGGGTCCGGCCGATCGTGGACCGCCGGGTGCCGATCGCCGACGCGGCGCAGGCGCACCGGCTGGTGGAGTCGAGCGACCACCTGGGCAAGGTGCTGCTGGTGGTGTGA
- a CDS encoding CPBP family intramembrane glutamic endopeptidase, producing the protein MRADQLTRRTLGNETLLVLGLSLGQSAVYAIVSLAAKLTAAGPLSKQTAALNTSQSARPYLDLTYQLVGIFFALLPVLLAVHLLARDPGDPARALGVDLTRPGSDLTRGAGLAALIGLPGLALFWAAAQLGINATLVPAALPHLWWAVPVLILAAVQNAVLEEVIVVGYLVTRLRRLRWRLGAVLAASAVLRGSYHLYQGFGAFLGNAVMGVIFAFFFLRTRRVLPLIIAHTLLDVVAFVGYALLPKGWFDWL; encoded by the coding sequence CTGAGGGCCGATCAGCTCACCCGCCGGACCCTGGGTAACGAGACGCTGCTGGTGCTGGGGCTCTCCCTCGGCCAGTCCGCGGTGTACGCGATCGTCTCGCTGGCCGCCAAGCTGACCGCCGCGGGTCCGCTGTCCAAGCAGACCGCGGCGCTGAACACCTCCCAGTCGGCCCGGCCCTACCTCGACCTGACGTACCAGCTCGTCGGCATCTTCTTCGCGCTGCTGCCGGTGCTGCTCGCCGTACACCTGCTGGCCCGGGACCCCGGCGACCCGGCGCGGGCGCTCGGGGTCGACCTGACCCGGCCCGGGTCGGACCTGACCCGGGGCGCCGGCCTGGCGGCGCTGATCGGCCTGCCCGGCCTGGCGCTGTTCTGGGCGGCGGCGCAGCTCGGCATCAACGCCACCCTGGTCCCGGCGGCGCTGCCGCACCTGTGGTGGGCGGTGCCGGTGCTGATCCTGGCCGCCGTGCAGAACGCCGTGCTGGAGGAGGTGATCGTGGTCGGCTATCTGGTGACCCGGCTGCGACGGCTGCGCTGGCGGCTCGGCGCGGTGCTCGCGGCGAGCGCCGTCCTGCGCGGCTCCTACCACCTCTACCAGGGCTTCGGCGCGTTCCTCGGCAACGCCGTGATGGGCGTGATCTTCGCGTTCTTCTTCCTGCGCACCCGCCGGGTGCTGCCGTTGATCATCGCGCACACCCTGCTCGACGTGGTCGCCTTCGTCGGCTACGCGCTGCTGCCGAAGGGCTGGTTCGACTGGCTCTGA
- a CDS encoding class I SAM-dependent methyltransferase has product MAEITGDQRVQSEVLEGLATAVNHRRWFVELAVPYLGDNPIEIGSGLGDYALEWSAHLPRITATEADPDRLVQLKERLAEHPGIEVRQMLLPHSERGDYSAAVSYNVLEHIDDHVGALRSMRDLVRPGGAVVIIVPAFQFAMSPADIATGHVRRYTKKSLSAAMTEAGLTVEKMHYANALGLIGYFMATKVFRLMPKEGPMVKVYDTLVLPATKAAEQVVRPPFGQSVFAVARVPA; this is encoded by the coding sequence ATGGCAGAAATCACTGGGGATCAGCGCGTCCAGTCGGAGGTGCTCGAAGGCCTGGCGACGGCGGTCAACCACCGCAGGTGGTTCGTCGAGCTGGCGGTGCCCTACCTCGGTGACAACCCCATCGAGATCGGCAGCGGGCTCGGCGACTACGCGCTGGAGTGGTCGGCGCACCTGCCCCGGATCACGGCCACCGAGGCCGACCCGGACCGGCTGGTCCAGCTCAAGGAGCGGCTCGCCGAGCACCCCGGCATCGAGGTCCGGCAGATGCTGCTGCCGCACTCGGAGCGCGGCGACTACAGCGCGGCCGTGTCGTACAACGTGTTGGAGCACATCGACGACCACGTGGGCGCGCTGCGCAGCATGCGCGACCTGGTCCGGCCCGGCGGCGCGGTGGTCATCATCGTGCCGGCCTTCCAGTTCGCGATGAGCCCGGCGGACATCGCCACCGGCCACGTCCGGCGGTACACGAAGAAGAGCCTCTCCGCCGCGATGACCGAGGCGGGGCTGACCGTCGAGAAGATGCACTACGCGAACGCGCTCGGCCTGATCGGCTACTTCATGGCGACCAAGGTCTTCCGGCTGATGCCGAAGGAGGGGCCGATGGTCAAGGTCTACGACACCCTGGTCCTCCCGGCGACCAAGGCCGCCGAGCAGGTCGTCCGCCCGCCGTTCGGCCAGTCGGTCTTCGCCGTCGCCCGCGTCCCCGCCTGA
- a CDS encoding YbhB/YbcL family Raf kinase inhibitor-like protein: MTLERPIAPDPYELLPTVPSFTLTSDDVHNGEPMDARYAHDSAGGGNVSPQLAWSGFPDETKSFVVTCFDPDAPTGSGFWHWVLVDVPASVTELPTGVKESDLDGAFSIRNDYGDTGYGGAAPPPGDRPHRYVFAVHALDVERLDVGREASPAFVGFNLAFHTLARAVIRPTFHVNE, encoded by the coding sequence ATGACCCTGGAACGACCGATCGCCCCCGACCCGTACGAGCTGCTGCCGACGGTGCCGTCGTTCACCCTGACCAGCGACGACGTGCACAACGGCGAGCCGATGGACGCGCGGTACGCGCACGACAGCGCCGGCGGCGGAAACGTCTCCCCGCAGCTGGCCTGGTCGGGCTTCCCCGACGAGACGAAGAGCTTCGTGGTGACCTGCTTCGACCCGGACGCCCCCACCGGCAGCGGCTTCTGGCACTGGGTGCTGGTGGACGTCCCCGCCTCGGTCACCGAGCTGCCGACCGGGGTGAAGGAGAGCGACCTCGACGGCGCCTTCAGCATCCGCAACGACTACGGCGACACCGGCTACGGGGGCGCCGCCCCGCCGCCCGGTGACCGCCCGCACCGCTACGTCTTCGCGGTGCACGCGCTGGACGTGGAGCGTCTCGACGTCGGCCGGGAGGCCAGTCCCGCCTTCGTCGGCTTCAACCTGGCGTTCCACACCCTGGCCCGGGCGGTCATCCGCCCGACGTTCCACGTGAACGAGTAA